One region of Mycobacterium riyadhense genomic DNA includes:
- the hisS gene encoding histidine--tRNA ligase produces the protein MTQFSAPKGVPDYVPPDSEQFVAVRDGLLGAARRAGYGQIELPIFEDTALFARGVGESTDVVSKEMYTFTDRGDRSVTLRPEGTAGVVRAVIEHGLDRGALPVKLCYSGPFFRYERPQAGRYRQLQQVGVEAIGVDDPALDAEVIAVADAGFRSLGLNGFRLEITSLGDDSCRPQYRELLQEFLFGLSLDDETRRRAEINPLRVLDDKRSEVRALTAEAPVLLDHLSDSAKQHFDTVLAHLDALGVPYVINPRMVRGLDYYTKTTFEFVHDGLGAQSGIGGGGRYDGLMRQLGGQDLSGIGFGLGVDRTLLALRAEGKSVGETTRCDVFGVPLSEAAKLRLAVLAGQLRAAGVRVDLAYGDRGLKGAMRAADRSGARLALVAGDRDLEAGSVGVKNLATGEQVSVALDSVVAEVLSQLGPPRI, from the coding sequence GTGACGCAGTTCAGCGCACCCAAGGGCGTCCCGGACTACGTGCCGCCCGACTCGGAGCAGTTTGTTGCGGTGCGTGACGGGCTGCTCGGGGCGGCCCGCCGGGCCGGTTATGGCCAGATCGAGCTGCCCATCTTCGAGGACACCGCCCTGTTCGCCCGCGGCGTGGGCGAATCCACCGACGTGGTGTCCAAGGAGATGTACACGTTCACCGACCGCGGTGACCGCTCGGTGACGCTTCGTCCCGAGGGCACCGCCGGGGTGGTGCGCGCGGTGATCGAGCATGGCCTGGACCGCGGCGCGCTGCCGGTGAAGCTGTGCTATTCGGGCCCGTTTTTCCGCTACGAGCGCCCGCAGGCCGGTCGGTATCGCCAGTTGCAGCAGGTCGGTGTCGAGGCAATCGGCGTGGACGACCCGGCGCTGGACGCCGAGGTGATCGCCGTCGCCGACGCCGGATTTCGGTCTTTGGGGCTCAACGGGTTTCGTTTGGAAATCACCTCGCTAGGCGACGACAGCTGCCGGCCGCAGTATCGGGAACTGTTGCAGGAGTTCCTATTTGGGCTCTCGCTTGATGACGAGACGCGGCGGCGCGCGGAGATCAACCCGCTGCGGGTGCTTGACGACAAGCGCTCGGAGGTGCGCGCGCTGACGGCCGAAGCGCCGGTATTGCTGGATCACCTCTCCGATAGCGCCAAGCAGCATTTCGACACGGTGCTGGCCCACCTGGATGCACTCGGGGTGCCGTATGTAATCAACCCGCGGATGGTGCGCGGACTTGATTACTACACCAAGACCACATTTGAGTTCGTGCACGACGGGTTGGGCGCGCAGTCGGGGATTGGCGGTGGCGGCCGGTACGACGGTCTGATGCGTCAGCTTGGCGGGCAAGACCTTTCAGGAATTGGGTTTGGGTTGGGAGTGGACCGAACCCTGCTCGCGCTGCGGGCCGAGGGCAAGAGCGTGGGGGAGACCACCCGCTGCGACGTGTTCGGGGTGCCGCTGAGCGAGGCGGCCAAGCTGCGGCTCGCGGTGCTGGCGGGGCAGCTGCGGGCCGCGGGTGTGCGGGTTGACCTCGCCTATGGTGACCGCGGGCTCAAAGGGGCGATGCGGGCCGCCGATCGATCCGGGGCCCGGCTGGCGCTGGTCGCGGGCGATCGCGACCTCGAGGCCGGCAGTGTTGGCGTCAAGAATCTCGCGACCGGCGAGCAGGTGTCGGTGGCGTTGGATTCGGTTGTTGCTGAGGTGCTTTCGCAACTGGGTCCGCCCCGTATTTGA
- a CDS encoding peptidylprolyl isomerase: MPTNAQRRATAKRKLERQLERRAKQAKRRRILTIVGGAVAAVAVIVAVVVTVVINKDDHKNKPAASPSSSASTTPPQTPPVQPMPPFQPSANVGANCQYPPSPDKAVKPVKPPRTGKVPTEPAQVSVSMVTNQGKVGIMLANNESPCTVNSFASLANQGFFNDTKCHRLTTSPTLAVLQCGDPKGDGTGGPGYQFANEYPTDQYPPNDPKLNEPVLYPRGTLAMANAGPNTNSSQFFMVYRDSQLPPQYTVFGTIQADGLATLDKIAQAGVAGGGEDGPPAAEVIIKSVLLD, encoded by the coding sequence GTGCCGACCAATGCTCAGCGACGTGCCACAGCCAAACGCAAACTCGAGCGGCAACTGGAGCGCCGCGCCAAGCAAGCCAAACGTCGTCGCATCTTGACGATCGTCGGCGGCGCGGTCGCTGCCGTAGCCGTGATCGTCGCGGTGGTGGTCACCGTGGTCATCAACAAGGACGACCACAAGAACAAGCCCGCGGCGTCCCCCAGCAGCTCGGCCTCGACCACTCCCCCGCAAACCCCGCCCGTTCAGCCGATGCCGCCCTTCCAGCCGTCGGCCAACGTGGGCGCCAACTGCCAATACCCGCCGTCGCCGGACAAGGCCGTCAAACCGGTCAAGCCGCCGCGGACCGGCAAGGTGCCTACCGAACCCGCTCAGGTGAGCGTCAGCATGGTGACCAACCAGGGCAAGGTCGGCATCATGCTGGCCAACAACGAATCTCCTTGCACGGTAAACAGTTTCGCCAGCCTGGCGAACCAAGGGTTTTTCAACGACACCAAATGTCACCGGCTGACCACCTCGCCCACGCTGGCGGTATTGCAATGTGGCGACCCCAAGGGCGACGGCACCGGCGGCCCCGGCTACCAGTTCGCCAACGAGTACCCGACCGATCAGTACCCGCCCAACGATCCCAAGCTGAACGAGCCGGTCCTGTATCCGCGCGGCACACTGGCGATGGCCAACGCCGGGCCGAACACCAATAGCAGCCAGTTCTTCATGGTCTACCGGGACTCGCAGCTGCCGCCGCAGTACACGGTGTTCGGCACCATCCAGGCCGACGGTTTGGCCACCCTGGACAAGATCGCCCAGGCGGGCGTCGCCGGCGGCGGCGAGGACGGCCCACCCGCCGCCGAAGTCATCATCAAGTCGGTGCTGCTCGACTGA
- a CDS encoding alcohol dehydrogenase catalytic domain-containing protein, protein MLSGCGRCHRRSAETRAPASWSRSAGVSRFASGDHVVASFVAACGQCRWCASGMEYLCDKGSGTLTPGMPTYGTVRQAVDRRNLGHLAKIGAFAGHTPRRASAPPAPRQRHQTH, encoded by the coding sequence ATGCTCTCGGGCTGCGGGCGATGTCACCGACGATCTGCGGAAACCAGGGCTCCGGCCTCGTGGTCGAGGTCGGCCGGGGTCAGCCGTTTCGCGTCCGGCGATCACGTCGTGGCGTCCTTCGTCGCGGCCTGCGGGCAGTGCCGGTGGTGCGCCTCGGGGATGGAATACCTGTGCGACAAAGGATCCGGGACGCTCACACCCGGAATGCCGACCTACGGCACCGTTCGCCAGGCCGTGGACCGTCGAAACCTTGGGCACCTAGCTAAGATTGGGGCGTTCGCCGGACATACTCCGCGCAGGGCTTCGGCGCCACCCGCACCGCGGCAACGGCACCAGACGCATTAG
- a CDS encoding MBL fold metallo-hydrolase produces the protein MLITGFPAGLLQCNCYVLAERPGSDAIIVDPGQRAMGPLRQILDKNRLTPAAVLITHGHIDHMWSAQKVSDTFGCPTYIHPEDRFMLKDPIYGMGPRVAQLVAGAFFREPKQVVELDRDGDKIDLGGISVNVDHTPGHTRGSVCFRILQAAKNDADVVFSGDTLFERSIGRSDLFGGSGRDLLRSIVDKLLVLDDKTVVLPGHGDSTTIGAERRFNPFLEGLSP, from the coding sequence GTGTTGATCACCGGATTTCCCGCCGGGTTGCTGCAGTGCAACTGCTATGTGCTCGCCGAACGGCCTGGCAGCGACGCCATCATCGTCGACCCGGGCCAGCGTGCGATGGGCCCGCTGCGACAGATCTTGGACAAGAACCGGCTGACTCCGGCGGCGGTGCTGATCACGCATGGGCACATCGACCACATGTGGTCGGCGCAGAAGGTCTCGGACACCTTCGGCTGCCCCACCTACATCCATCCCGAGGATCGGTTCATGCTGAAAGACCCGATCTACGGCATGGGCCCGCGAGTGGCGCAGCTGGTCGCGGGCGCGTTCTTCCGCGAGCCCAAACAGGTCGTCGAGCTGGATCGTGACGGCGACAAGATCGACCTCGGCGGCATTTCCGTCAACGTCGACCACACACCGGGACACACGCGCGGGTCGGTGTGCTTCCGGATTCTTCAGGCCGCCAAGAACGACGCCGACGTCGTGTTCTCCGGTGACACCCTGTTCGAGCGCTCGATTGGCCGTTCCGACCTTTTCGGCGGCAGCGGCCGGGATCTGCTGCGCTCTATCGTCGATAAATTGTTGGTGCTCGACGACAAGACCGTGGTACTACCCGGGCATGGCGACTCCACCACCATCGGCGCCGAACGCCGGTTCAACCCGTTCCTCGAGGGCTTGAGCCCGTGA